A single Triticum dicoccoides isolate Atlit2015 ecotype Zavitan chromosome 2A, WEW_v2.0, whole genome shotgun sequence DNA region contains:
- the LOC119359290 gene encoding blue copper protein-like has translation MKASSGALLAVMAVAALATTALAIDYTVDDSLGWDTYVDYEKWITDKVFMVGDTITFKYEPYHNVLEVTEADYGSCATGSPISTHSGGKTTFELGETGTRYFICGIPRHCTNGTMHLKISTVPYDAATAAKMEEAAAAAAPSPASLPSPPADTYADAKAAPAGAPTTSTPAAASASAPRYQQPAAALAGLAIAALVAIAA, from the exons ATGAAGGCCAGCTCCGGAGCATTGCTCGCCGTCAtggcggtggcggcgttggccacgaCGGCGCTGGCGATCGACTACACGGTCGACGACTCCCTCGGCTGGGACACGTACGTCGACTACGAGAAGTGGATCACCGACAAAGTCTTCATGGTCGGCGACACCATAA CGTTCAAGTACGAGCCGTACCACAACGTGCTGGAGGTGACGGAGGCGGACTACGGCAGCTGCGCCACGGGCAGCCCCATCTCCACCCACTCCGGCGGCAAGACCACCTTCGAGCTCGGCGAGACCGGCACCCGCTACTTCATCTGCGGCATCCCCCGCCACTGCACCAACGGCACAATGCACCTCAAGATCAGCACCGTGCCGTacgacgccgccaccgccgccaagatgGAAGAAGCAGCGGCCGCAGCCGCCCCTTCTCCGGCCTCGCTCCCCTCCCCTCCCGCTGACACCTACGCCGACGCCAAGGCCGCGCCGGCGGGCGCCCCGACCACCTCCACGCCCGCGGCCGCGTCTGCGTCCGCGCCGCGGTATCAGCAGCCGGCGGCGGCCTTGGCCGGGCTTGCGATCGCTGCTCTTGTGGCCATTGCCGCGTAA
- the LOC119354257 gene encoding transcription factor ILR3-like: protein MASPEGSNWVFDCPLMDDLAAADFAAASTGGFYWTPPMQPQMHTLAQAVSATPAPNPCAEINSSVSVDWDHAKGQPKNKRPRSETGAQPSSKACREKVRRDKLNERFLELGAVLDPGKTPKIDKCAILNDAIRAVTELRSEAEKLKDSNDSLQEKIRELKAEKNELRDEKQKLKAEKESLEQQIKFMNARQSLVPHPSVIPAAAFAAAQGQAAGHKLMMPVMSYPGFPMWQFMPPSDVDTSDDPKSCPPVA from the exons ATGGCATCCCCGGAAGGATCAAACTGGGTATTCGACTGCCCTCTCATGGACGACCTTGCTGCCGCCGACTTCGCCGCGGCATCCACAGGAGGCTTCTACTGGACCCCGCCGATGCAGCCGCAGATGCACACTCTTGCGCAGGCCGTCTCCGCCACCCCGGCTCCCAATCCCTG TGCTGAAATCAATAGCTCTGTTTCGGTGGACTGGGACCATGCCAAAGGACAACCGAAAAATAAACG TCCTAGGTCAGAAACTGGTGCTCAACCTAGCTCCAAAGCATGCAGGGAGAAAGTGAGAAGGGACAAGCTAAACGAGAG GTTCTTGGAATTGGGTGCTGTCTTGGATCCGGGGAAAACACCTAAAATCGACAAATGTGCTATATTAAATGATGCTATCCGTGCAGTAACTGAATTGCGTAGTGAGGCAGAGAAGTTGAAGGATTCAAACGACTCTCTCCAAGAGAAGATTAGAGAGCTAAAG GCTGAGAAGAATGAGCTGCGAGATGAGAAGCAAAAGTTGAAGGCGGAGAAAGAGAGCCTGGAGCAGCAGATTAAGTTCATGAATGCCCGTCAGAGCCTCGTACCACACCCTTCTGTCATCCCAGCTGCTGCATTCGCTGCCGCCCAAGGCCAAGCGGCAGGGCACAAGCTGATGATGCCTGTAATGAGCTACCCAGGATTTCCCATGTGGCAGTTCATGCCGCCTTCAGATGTTGATACCTCGGATGACCCCAAGTCATGCCCTCCGGTTGCATAG